A window of the Gossypium hirsutum isolate 1008001.06 chromosome A05, Gossypium_hirsutum_v2.1, whole genome shotgun sequence genome harbors these coding sequences:
- the LOC107941017 gene encoding ESCRT-related protein CHMP1B, whose translation MGNTEKLLHQIMELKFTSKSLQRQARKCEKDEKSEKLKVKKAIEKGNMDGARIYAENAIRKRTEQMNYLRLASRLDAVVARLDTQAKMTTINKSMANIVKSLESSLNTGNLQKMSETMDQFEKQFVNMEVQAEFMESAMAGSTSLSTPEGEVNSLMQQVADDYGLEVSVGLPQPGAHAVSTKTEEKVDEDDLSRRLAELKARG comes from the exons ATGGGAAACACCGAGAAGCTCCTGCACCAGATCATGGAACTAAAATTCACGTCCAAATCCCTGCAGCGCCAGGCCAGGAAGTGCGAGAAGGACGAGAAATCTGAGAAATTGAAGGTCAAGAAGGCCATCGAGAAAGGTAACATGGACGGAGCTCGTATCTACGCCGAGAACGCCATTCGGAAGCGCACTGAGCAGATGAACTACCTCCGCCTCGCGTCGCGCCTCGATGCTGTGGTTGCCAGGCTCGATACCCAGGCTAAGATGACCACCATTAATAAATCCATGGCTAATATCGTCAAGTCTCTCGAATCTTCCTTGAACACAG GCAATTTGCAGAAGATGTCAGAGACAATGGATCAATTTGAGAAGCAGTTTGTGAATATGGAGGTCCAGGCAGAATTTATGGAGAGTGCTATGGCCGGTTCCACTTCATTGTCCACACCAGAAGGTGAGGTCAACAGCTTGATGCAGCAAGTTGCTGATGACTATGGCTTGGAGGTCTCTGTTGGGTTGCCACAACCTGGTGCTCATGCTGTGTCGACCAAGACAGAGGAGAAGGTTGACGAGGATGATTTGTCGAGGCGGCTTGCAGAGCTTAAGGCTAGAGGTTAG
- the LOC107941018 gene encoding 60S ribosomal protein L28-1, translating into MAAVPGQLIWEVVKKNNCFLVRQFGRGTASLQFSKEPNNLYNLHSYKHSGLANKKTVTIQSGGKDQSVLLATTKTKKQNKPSALLHESFMKKEFPRMAKAVKNQVTDNYYRPDLTKAALARLSAVHRSLKVAKSGVKKRNRQALKVRGWK; encoded by the exons ATGGCGGCAGTTCCCGGACAGTTGATTTGGGAGGTAGTGAAGAAGAACAATTGCTTTTTGGTGAGGCAGTTTGGAAGAGGAACTGCTAGCCTTCAGTTCAGCAAAGAGCCCAACAATCTCTACAACCTCCACTCCTACAAACACTCTG GGTTGGCAAACAAGAAAACAGTCACCATTCAAAGTGGGGGCAAAGACCAGTCTGTGCTGCTAGCAACCACCAAGACTAAGAAGCAGAACAAGCCTTCGGCCTTGCTTCACGAGTCCTTTATGAAAAAGGAGTTCCCCAGGATGGCCAAGGCGGTCAAAAACCAG GTGACAGACAACTACTACAGGCCAGATTTAACAAAAGCAGCCCTTGCTAGGTTGAGTGCTGTGCACAGGAGTCTAAAGGTAGCCAAGTCTGGTGTTAAGAAGAGGAACAGGCAAGCATTGAAGGTTCGTGGCTGGAAGTGA
- the LOC107941020 gene encoding uncharacterized protein At1g51745: protein MGSPDEPNIKGIDASVGGLVWVRRRNGSWWPGRIMGLDELSEGCLVSPRSGTPVKLLGREDASVDWYNLEKSKRVKAFRCGEYNECIEKAKASAANSSKKAVKYARREDAILHALEIESSRLGKDHPGYFSRKDNSGGDQGSLARESPTTMSHSGKENEDTSDEMSESEDNSDSAPELSQSGISFEEPNHINGTKGHSKLIKRRKTPNDSEDDGSERIKRMRGLEDLGMGVGPKRKSQAAGAPELVQQDNGSFYGPNSGHCLSNGGPMNGSRNHSLSLKRKRSQVANVHEFLKRKNRRRPLTKVLESTAVVSVPVCDEIPSSSGSPLRGLSDSKVSGIDSNESPKSAPAVINNDNNNSNNSDSTGVSCENGISLNAAEHAADADVDASLTNNKTKEREISSTPGLAENESSSRLFDVPFVGEDKPSADFSPIFVSCSSEMPEVGDLGKQAEIEGRNESVCTRSVDVYTTSISQRIEKGTAEWQLKGKRKSRQISKNQIHDSRKYLIADDEPNASVAGIERLNGLSQGSYQKVDCNGGVDGGSVAPYTCSLQSKSKSAVQVQLDGLQDLKSIPQEPRVRGEIAEVKILPDESLSPQRSLPYRQSRYTVHSRYQMKDFPGKAYSVDSSLYNVKIEVKANYRPQHVPLVSLMSKLNGKAIIGHPLMVKVLSDDHYGNLTCEAPIKGTEKSEIGHLVKRKSAGGRVPRKHMKLQSHFPPCKSTKAKKSGLLSKKTRKLSSLTGQKIGVGDRKPVTGKPKGPVIACVPIKLVFSRINEAVNGSARLTHRPLTSRNP from the exons ATGGGGAGCCCCGATGAGCCCAACATAAAGGGCATTGATGCGTCGGTGGGTGGCTTGGTTTGGGTCCGACGCAGAAACGGTTCTTGGTGGCCGGGTCGGATTATGGGCCTTGACGAGCTCTCCGAGGGTTGTTTGGTTTCTCCAAGATCCGGTACCCCTGTTAAGCTTCTTGGTCGTGAAGATGCAAGCGT ggactGGTATAATCTTGAAAAGTCCAAGAGGGTGAAGGCCTTCCGTTGTGGAGAATATAATGAATGTATTGAGAAAGCAAAGGCTTCAGCAGCAAATTCTAGCAAGAAAGCAGTGAAATATGCTCGAAGAGAAGATGCTATTCTTCACGCTCTTGAGATTGAGAGTTCACGTTTAGGGAAGGATCATCCAGGTTATTTCTCTAGAAAAGATAATTCTGGTGGTGACCAGGGTAGTTTGGCCAGAGAATCACCAACAACCATGTCACATTCTGGGAAAGAAAATGAGGATACATCTGATGAAATGAGTGAATCTGAGGATAACTCAGATTCAGCTCCAGAATTATCACAGTCTGGCATATCCTTTGAAGAGCCTAATCACATTAATGGTACTAAGGGGCACTCTAAGCTGATCAAGAGAAGAAAAACCCCAAATGATTCTGAGGATGATGGATCTGAAAGAATCAAGCGCATGAGAGGACTTGAGGATCTAGGTATGGGTGTAGGACCAAAAAGAAAATCACAGGCTGCAGGGGCACCCGAGCTAGTTCAACAAGATAATGGTTCATTCTACGGACCAAATTCTGGACATTGCTTGTCTAATGGAGGTCCAATGAATGGTAGCAGAAATCATTCATTATCACTGAAAAGAAAGAGATCTCAAGTGGCAAATGTTCATGAATTCCTGAAAAGGAAAAACCGTCGCCGACCATTAACCAAGGTTTTGGAGAGTACAGCTGTTGTGTCAGTTCCAGTTTGTGATGAAATTCCAAGCTCAAGTGGTTCGCCCCTTAGGGGACTTTCTGACAGCAAGGTTTCTGGAATAGATTCTAATGAATCACCCAAAAGTGCACCTGCAGTAATTAACAACGACAACAACAATAGTAACAACTCAGATAGTACTGGAGTTTCATGCGAGAATGGCATCTCCTTAAATGCTGCTGAACATGCTGCTGATGCTGATGTTGATGCATCTTTAACTAAtaataagacaaaagagagagaaatttCCAGCACACCAGGGTTAGCTGAGAATGAATCTTCTAGCAGGCTATTTGATGTGCCATTTGTTGGAGAAGATAAACCATCTGCAG ATTTCTCTCCAATATTTGTATCTTGTTCATCTGAGATGCCTGAAGTTGGTGATTTGGGGAAGCAAGCTGAAATTGAGGGACGTAATGAGTCTGTCTGTACCAGATCAGTGGATGTTTATACAACTAGTATTAGCCAGAGGATAGAGAAAGGAACTGCAGAGTGGCAGTTGAAAGGAAAGAGGAAATCTAGACAAATAAGTAAAAATCAAATACACGACTCAAGAAAATATCTAATCGCAGATGATGAACCAAATGCTTCTGTGGCAGGTATAGAGCGTTTGAATGGATTGTCTCAGGGTTCCTATCAAAAAGTTGATTGCAATGGTGGTGTTGATGGTGGATCAGTTGCTCCATACACTTGCAGCTTGCAATCCAAGTCCAAGTCAGCTGTTCAAGTGCAgcttgatggtttgcaggacttGAAGTCCATACCCCAGGAGCCTCGTGTGAGAGGGGAAATAGCAGAAGTAAAAATACTACCTGATGAGTCGCTGAGCCCTCAAAGGTCACTTCCATACCGTCAGTCTCGTTATACTGTTCACTCCAGATATCAGATGAAGGATTTTCCGGGCAAAGCTTATTCTGTGGATTCATCATTATACAATGTTAAGATTGAGGTGAAAGCTAACTACCGGCCACAGCATGTTCCATTAGTTTCCCTCATGAGTAAGCTGAATGGAAAAGCCATAATTGGTCACCCTCTAATGGTTAAAGTTTTGAGTGATGATCACTATGGCAATCTGACTTGTGAAGCCCCTATTAAGGGCACCGAAAAGTCTGAAATTGGTCATTTAGTAAAGAGAAAATCAGCAGGTGGACGAGTTCCTAGAAAGCATATGAAACTGCAATCACATTTCCCGCCATGTAAATCAACAAAAGCAAAGAAATCTGGACTATTGTCTAAGAAGACTCGGAAGCTGTCTTCATTGACTGGTCAGAAGATAGGTGTAGGTGACAGGAAACCGGTAACAGGGAAGCCCAAGGGTCCTGTAATAGCTTGTGTTCCTATAAAGTTAGTATTCAGTAGGATAAATGAAGCAGTGAACGGCTCAGCACGGCTAACACACCGGCCTCTAACATCTCGCAATCCATGA
- the LOC107941013 gene encoding putative disease resistance protein RGA3: protein MADAFVSAVLQQLTAVVYRDIEKEVTLVVDVRKEAQKLKTILQTLQAVLMDAEKRQVNEAAVKLWLEKLKATSYDMDDLIDDWNTFVLKFQVSNNKVCLCMPSPCFFFRKIVLHHDFAVNIRDLNKRFQAIAIEKDMFSFELNRDSGESERPVTTSFLDVSEIYGRDQEKNAIIRTLLFENSQQQGLPIISVVGMGGIGKTTLAQLAYNDQEVKAFFEKKIWVCVSDPFDEIRVAKAILAALTGKAPSVAELESLLQKIHLSIERKMFLLILDDVWTEDPMKWESLKHSLKCGTPGSKVLITTRKENVAKIMGSTMLFPLGQLYEEECWSLFSQVALFGRPSGDRKGLEEIGKKIAKKCKGLLLAAKVLGGLLRFKKSKEQWQSVLNSELWELEEVEKGLFPSLLLSYYDLPSTLR from the coding sequence ATGGCCGATGCATTTGTTTCAGCAGTTTTGCAGCAGCTAACAGCCGTTGTTTACCGAGACATTGAAAAAGAGGTGACCCTTGTTGTGGATGTAAGGAAAGAAGCCCAGAAGCTGAAAACAATTCTCCAGACTCTCCAAGCAGTGTTGATGGATGCGGAGAAAAGGCAAGTTAACGAGGCAGCTGTTAAACTCTGGTTGGAAAAGCTTAAAGCCACCTCATATGACATGGATGATCTGATTGATGACTGGAACACCTTTGTTCTTAAATTCCAAGTTTCAAACAACAAGGTTTGTTTATGTATGCCATCCCCGTGCTTTTTTTTCCGCAAAATTGTTCTTCATCATGATTTCGCTGTCAACATAAGGGATCTGAATAAAAGATTCCAAGCGATTGCCATAGAAAAAGATATGTtcagttttgaattaaataggGACAGTGGAGAATCTGAGCGGCCAGTTACTACCTCGTTTCTAGATGTGTCCGAAATTTATGGTAGAGACCAAGAAAAGAATGCTATAATTCGTACGTTGCTCTTCGAAAATAGTCAACAACAAGGCCTTCCTATCATCTCTGTAGTTGGAATGGGAGGGATCGGGAAAACAACTCTTGCCCAATTAGCCTACAATGACCAGGAGGTGAAAGCATTCTTTGAGAAAAAAATATGGGTGTGCGTCTCGGATCCTTTTGATGAGATTAGAGTTGCCAAAGCCATTCTTGCAGCTTTAACCGGAAAGGCCCCCAGTGTGGCTGAACTAGAGAGTTTGTTACAGAAGATACATCTATCAATCGAGAGGAAGATGTTCCTTCTCATTTTGGATGATGTGTGGACCGAAGATCCCATGAAGTGGGAATCATTGAAACACTCTCTCAAGTGCGGAACTCCGGGAAGCAAGGTCTTGATCACCACACGTAAGGAGAATGTTGCGAAAATCATGGGGAGCACGATGCTGTTCCCGTTGGGGCAACTGTATGAGGAGGAATGTTGGTCGTTGTTCAGTCAGGTTGCATTATTCGGAAGACCTAGTGGGGACCGCAAAGGTTTGGAGGAAATTGGAAAGAAGATAGCAAAAAAATGCAAGGGCTTGCTGCTTGCTGCAAAGGTTCTTGGGGGACTCTTACGCTTCAAAAAGTCCAAAGAACAGTGGCAGAGTGTGTTGAACAGCGAGCTATGGGAACTTGAAGAAGTAGAGAAAGGTCTTTTCCCTTCCCTGTTATTGAGCTACTATGATTTGCCTTCAACCTTGAGGTAG
- the LOC107941015 gene encoding putative disease resistance protein At3g14460: MPKGMRRLTGLRSLKEVVVSDGSNGNKTFTLGDLANLSYLRGDLKIRGLGNAGDVTEARKAKLHSKKDLFGLTLNFDSSTARMCDEDTILEALQPPGNMERLDIRCFNGPILFPSWLNSSALAQLRHVTLGNCRNWTLLPPLGELPSLESLQILNMNGVKKVGEEFLGLRKEEGQTSTPSSSSPMIAFPNLKSLRFSNMVKWKHWINCEIPSTRVAEMDNAIMPRLQSLDLQRCGMLKALPHYLLGLTSLKELSVDWCPVLVEYCQKEWSNISRILNIRLDGVYVQRSSH, encoded by the coding sequence ATGCCTAAAGGAATGCGAAGACTAACAGGCCTTCGGTCATTAAAGGAGGTAGTGGTGAGCGATGGTTCCAATGGCAATAAAACATTTACCCTTGGAGATTTGGCCAACTTGAGTTACCTTCGAGGGGATTTAAAGATACGAGGATTGGGAAATGCAGGAGATGTGACTGAGGCTAGAAAAGCAAAACTGCATAGCAAGAAAGACCTCTTCGGTTTGACTCTGAACTTTGATTCCAGTACTGCGAGAATGTGTGATGAAGATACGATTCTTGAAGCCTTACAGCCACCTGGTAACATGGAAAGGTTGGACATAAGGTGCTTCAATGGACCCATCTTGTTCCCCAGTTGGCTGAACTCATCAGCGTTGGCCCAGCTGAGGCATGTTACACTCGGCAATTGCAGAAACTGGACTCTTTTACCTCCCTTAGGAGAACTGCCTTCCTTAGAATCACTCCAAATATTAAACATGAACGGAGTGAAGAAAGTGGGGGAGGAATTTCTGGGATTAAGAAAAGAAGAGGGGCAAACATCAACTCCTTCATCTTCATCACCTATGATTGCCTTCCCAAATTTGAAATCTCTTCGCTTCTCAAACATGGTAAAGTGGAAACACTGGATTAATTGTGAAATCCCATCTACAAGAGTTGCAGAAATGGATAACGCAATCATGCCACGGCTTCAGTCCTTGGACCTTCAGAGATGCGGGATGTTAAAGGCTTTGCCGCACTACCTTCTTGGATTGACAAGCCTAAAGGAACTGAGCGTTGATTGGTGCCCCGTTCTTGTAGAATACTGCCAAAAAGAGTGGTCCAACATCTCTCGCATTCTGAACATTAGACTCGATGGTGTTTATGTTCAAAGAAGTAGCCATTGA